The stretch of DNA TTCCGGTGCCCCTGGTGCACGGCTAGATTAATGTCTTTGAAAATAATACCGGCATACAACttgtccgcgcctaattggctcaacagcacggtacggcacggtggatatgacccgtgccgacgggcacttccAACCTTACTGGAAATAAACGATTTCAATTTTCGATTTTCGTTCCGAGCCTCAAATTCTTCAAACTAACTAACAAAGCATGAccttaaaaaaggaaaagaaaaaaaaagctaaggGTCGAATTGTGACAATTAGGTATCATATTTGAAACGCTGGTAAAATATTAGGCACCGCCCTGTAATTTACCCAACCTTAAACCCTACCAATCGCCCATATCTGTTCctcgtcttcctcctccgcctcggGCTAGGGTTTCCTCGTCGCTCGCTGTAAACCCTAGTAAACCCTAGATGCTATGATATGGAGGAGACCTGTAACTCTGTCATGGCACCGGACGCTCAAAACCCTAGCGAACCCAGTTGCTAAATCCCTCGAAAAATCTCGCCTTTCACTCTCCCCACAAATTGTCGACTCTACCCTATCGAATTGCCCCTCGGATACTATTGCTCTGAGCTTCTTCCTCTGGTGCGCGCGCCAACCGGATTACTTCCACGATCCCCGCTCCTTCGATCGGATAGTCCCCGTCGTCCGCCGCCTCACCGATCGGTTTGGATCCGTTCCAGGTATCATAGAAGAGCTGGAGAGTGTCGGGTGCCCCGTAAAGGCGCAAACTTTTATCATTTTGCTTAGGGTTTATTGGCGCGGGAATTTGTATAGCAGCGCCCTCGAGGTGTTCGATGAAATGGGTAAGTGGAATTTTGCACCCAATACCTTCGCAAGGAACATAATTCTCGACGTACTATTCAGGATCGGTGATATTGATGCAGCTTTGAAATTCTTGAGAGGTACCCAGTCCCCAAATTTCCTTACTTACAACATAGTTTTAAGCAACCTCTCGAAGTCCGGTGATTGGGTGGGAGTTTGGGAGGTTTTCAAGGCGATAGTGAAGAGTGGATTTCGCCCAAATGCTGGCACCTTTACGGTGGTTTTTGATTGTTGTAGAAAGTTAGGAAGGTTTCGAGAATTGCTACAATTGCTATCTTTTATGCTCGTATCTGGCATGCAGCTTACGTTGGCCATCTGGACAATGTTAATCGATAGTTTGTGTCAAGTTGGGCAAGTTGATTCAGCCATTAGATTGCTAGAGAAGATGGTAAAATCTGGGTTTTCGCCCAATGTTGTAACTTATACATCACTTGTAAAGGGACTGTTTCGAGCTCAAAAGCATGATAAGATTGTTGGGCTTTTGGATTCCATGTCGTCTGATGATTGCAATCCTGATGTTGTTCTTTATAATGTCATGATGGATTGCTTCTCCAAGGAGAGAAGGTATGATGATGCTATTgatgttttcttttgtttgcgTGATAGGAATTTGAAGCCAGATGCCTACACAATATCTACATTGATGTCTATATTACGTTTATCGAGAAAAATAAGCTTGCTTCCTCAGTTAGTTCCGAGGGTGGATGTTTCTTTCGATCTTGTGCTGTGTAATTCCGTATTAAGCCTTTTATCCAAGGCTGGTTTTCCATCCCAAGCAGTAGAATTTTATGGTGATATAGTCGATAGGGGCTTCAAACCCGACTGTTATAGCTACGTTGGATTGCTGAACAGCCTTTGTCAGATTGGAAGGATTGACTATGCGATTAATGTTTATCTTGGTATTCTTATGAATAATCCCAATGTAGATCCTTATGTCCATACAGCTATTCTTGTTGGGCTCATCAAAAATGGAAAATACTACGAAGCCATTAGGCTGTTCAGAAGAGCTGTTTCTGAAAACTGCCTTCTTGATGTGGTGGCTTTTACTAATGCTATACATGGGCTATTCCGGGCTAGTATGTATAAAGAGGCTTGCgatttgtttgatcaattgAAGGAGTTTGGTGTTAGTCCAAATACATGTACATATAATGTGATGCTTCGAGGCTTTTGCAAGGCTAGGGATTTAAATGCAGTTCAGCTATTGCTAAGAGATATGGAGTTGGCTGAAGTTGAGATGGATAGCATCTCGTTCAACACCATAGTAGTTCTCTTGATTAAATTGAATCGTTTTCGTTCGGCTTCTCGATTGGTCAGGAAAATGCTTGATCTGGGGATGCAGCCCAATTCAGCCACTTGTTCATTACTTTCCCGACATCGCAGCCGTATCTCTGTTAAACAAAATGGAGATTTTTGCCAacaatttttgtattatttggaGGGTAATAATGCTATTGAAACTTCAGACTCAGATTCATCGGATGCTCTTGTTGTGTGCAGTGggaaatagaaaattttctgcACTTTTGTTTGCAGCAAACTATGAGATCCATTAGCATTATGTTTTGAGATAGCAATTTAGATGCTCGACACTGAATGGAAACTCTAAAGCTCTGAGTTTTGCCAGTATATTGGCTTGTCCCTGCACAAGGTAAATATATGTGCATATTTATATAGTTGCTGGTTATATTACTTCTTTTCACCAATTTTAACTATCTGTGTGATTATTTATGCACCCAAAACTTCTTACTTGGTTGATCATAAATATGCATGACTATTTAAATAGTTGCTGCTTATACTGTTCGCTTGCAGCTTTATTGACCATTACACTTGCACTCTTTTGTCTGTCTATGgttgttatattttatatttaaatacttCTGATtaatttctgtttcttttttagGTTTTTGTGGTCACCCATATTGAAGCTCCAAATGAGCAGCTTGATTCTCATTGAGGTGGATTTCCAGAATGAGATGTATTTGCTGTTGTATATAAATTGATGAGCATTTATTTGCAAATAGGAGTTAGGAAGGGACTTCTGACACACATCATGCAGGTTATTAACTTTTAAGAGTTCAAAACTCTTCTTGATTTAGAATTTCCAAAATGTTGGTCAACAAAATCATTCTATAAGTTGTATAAAGAGGCAAAATATCTGCCTATTAATAAAGAATTGACTATTCTTAATGATAATTTTCTTGTTCTCATGCTTATTTCATCTTCTAAAATGATATTCTGTATATGGGAGACAAAATGCAGATCATATGCTCATTCCTTAACTTctctttttaaagaaaatagaagCAACTTCAGCTAAAGCATATAAAATGGAGTCAGTCCTCTTCTGAAGCAAGCTAATTATTGTACAGCTTGGCTGGAGGCTAAAATATCTTCCATATTGTGCTAGGTACTgactttattttaaattttgagagtTCCGATTTCTATTTTAACGTTTTAGACATTGTTGGGCTGACCTTATGTTTTAGCTCTTTAGGTTTTAGAACAATTTTATTAGTGCACTGCTACACCTTTTCCATTCTAAGCTAAAGAACTGTACATCAATATGCTTTATCTGCACTGGGACAATGTTTTGGGCCCTTTTTTGTTTTAGCATACGATTGATATGTGCGAATATGTTCCGAATTCTACTTTTGTGATGCTTTTTTTAAAGCTGACCTTAGAATTTTGGAATATGCCCTTTTGTTCCGTCTTTCGTGAtgaaaaaaaggttaaaattgAATCTTTTGCAGTTGGCATGGGAGCTTTTTGAATGATCCGAAGCTGAAAAGTGTGGGGGGGCATCTGCTCCATTCCTCCATTCTTGTGCTTCCTGCATTCTTGTGCCTTATCATGGATGGTATGTTTCCTCTCATTCCCAATTTGAACTTTCGAAGTACTAGGAATAAGAGAGATTTGTTCTCTCTGGGGTCCTAATATGTGAAAGAAACCAATTCTGCTATGCAGGAGAATAAGCCATAGGGACACATCAACAGAATCACATGCACGTAGAGAACGACGAATTATGGCACCCTGTATGTGAAATATCTCCAATTTTCTCCAAAATTATAAGGATTTATGGTGGTTTCCTTGATCGATTCAGGTTATGGATTTTCTCAAGTAGTGACGTGTTCCTTCCGAGTGAGGAGGATGTTATAACATTGATGGTTTGGTGGATAAAATTGGCGGCATTGCTTGCAGGTTCAACATGGTTTATGGGGCTTCTTCAGATgattaagttatatttttttttcccatgttGGGTCAGTTCATTTCATTTCTTTCTGTCATGAGTAGCATGATTTTAGACTATCATAGCTTTTGgatttgataattttgaaattttttttggtgtttattGCAGATTTCTGTGATGTGGTTGGATTTTGTGATATAGTTGCATTATCATGGACAGGAAGAGAAACTTCCATGGTATTGCAGAAAGGTAATCTTGAATACATACCTTAAAATAGGAGCCAAGTAATTCGTAttagtaggtttttttttactttcagtAGTAGAAAATCAATGTCTTCTAAACCATTCATAATTGCAGATTTTTTTCTGTTATATTTAACTGGTGTGTTTGACCACCACTTTTCCAAATAGGCCTAAAACACAAACAACTAAGCCGCAGTTTATTGATATGGTTGGTTTTTGCATGTACAAACAAAACCCAACTGTATTGATAAAGCATAGCTTAGTTATCTCAAGTACAAATTgaaatcaacttttttttttcatgctttgAAAATTTCTTAACTAAAACTCAATTGTATATTGTATAAATGTGAGTCGAAATGAACtatacaaattatttatttcaatttggCTGTTAAATGACCACTGTTTTTTAGGAGTAGATACTGTGGGATGATCTCATGTGGATGTTGACCTCAGTTTGTACGCCAATTGATACGAAGTGCATGTGAAAACAATAAGTCCTAATGTGTGCAAATCTGAACAGGTGTGATTTTAAAAGGAGTTTGCAGATCTAAATGACTTAAGTCGTGGAGCGAGGTGCTGGAGTAGCGTTCAGTGCTTAGAAGATTTGTGGAAACGATGAGGAAGTTTAAGTTATGGGAGAAGAACTTTGCATATATATTAAGAAGGAAAGCTGCAGTAGTGTTAGAGATTGCTTTGCTGGATAAAAAGTTGGAACAGTTGGGGTTCTCTGTTGGTGAGAGGAATAGAATGGAGGAGTTAAAATTGATTGGAGGAAAATCCTTTGGGCACAGGGGGCTAAATTGAATTGGTTAGGGACCGGATATGGCAATACCAATTTTTTTGGTCCTAATTTTGCTAGTTCGAGGAGGAGATGGAATCCAATCAGTATATGATTGCAAAGGAACAGATGCAACTTTTCCTGATAATTTAAGGAACTATTTGGTCTTAGGAATAGAGAATTATGGGCTTAACTGGTCAGATTCTTGAGCCTGATTAGAGGAGATTTATCAGAGGAGGAAACTTCAGAGGCAGCGTTGCCGCCCTTCTTCTTTCAGAATTTTAgggatgttgtaaaggatgatCTAATGCATATCTTCAAGGAGTTTTTTTGATGGGTCTGCAGAAAATTGGTAGCTGATTATTATGCCTTCGAAGTTTTAATTCCAGAAGGAGAAAAAGCCGATCAACCTAGTAAGTTCGGGCCTATTTGTTTGTTGAACAGTGTTCACTACTGTCTCCGTCGATTTCGGTGAAACATCAATCAGAAGAATTAATTATATAGTCGAGCGTATAAAATAGCAAGCAGGTTATTTCACTCAAAATATAACTTTGTGTGCAATTATTGACAAATACAGGAGACCATGTGATGGATTGCAACAGCATCGTTATTTAGATAGTAGAATTTCGCAATTGGAACAAAATTTAGATGATTTTGGAGTTCTCTTCCTGAAAGATAATCTTCAAAGGTTGGGATGGGACTTGGGAGATCATACTCTCTatgcccttttttttcccctcataCTACTGTTAAGCTACTGGTAGAGAATCTTGGTTTTGTCCTCTTAGGTGAAAGACCATCATCCATGGCcttccttttattattattagtattactACTGCTGTTGTTACTACTACTACTGTTAACAGTACTATTTCTTtcctgctgcagctgctgctgctgctgctgcttctgcttctgctgctgctgcttctgcttctgctgctgctgatgatgATCTTTACATTTCCCTTTCAATAAATGGGGCCTAAGCTTATTCATATCTGAGAGCTTCACTGGTTTGAGAAAGAACTCCTCTGCTCCTCCTTCCAAGCACCtgaaaaatgtatggagacaccCTCAACTATATGTCATTTTTGAAATGGACCCTTCAACTTTTGTTtacaataggaaaaaaaaatcaagctaaattataaaaaattcccTTATAATTTCctcctaacttttaaaaacttacattttactctctcaatatttcaaattgttaCATTTAGCCCTCCTCCATAAGGATTTCATTACTATTTcgtcttatttttttataatttatactaaaaatactctttaaaataataaaaaaaatttaaaatttttttttcttatgtaaGAAGTAAgggtaatttgatcattttgttcTTCCCATTAACACCGTatccttctaaaaatatttttaaaattgaggcaaaatataggtttttgaaagcaaagaagtaaagtaaaaaagtgggtatttataaaaaggttttctgtaatttagccaaacaATTaaagattttatcaaattcattgataattttatcaaatatagtAACTTTAATAAACtctttagcaaataaaattgaACCAATTAATGATTAACAACGAATAGACACATTGAATTGGATGAAATTTTTACAGCAACTAGGTATAATGTGTGCATACACACATTAACAAGGTGTTCTCTCTTTAGTAAAGGATTTATATCTGCATTACTCTCTCATCACATCAAtgagtaaatttttaaaaaatatggtgATGTAAACAATAATAATGGATGTAtattgagatatatatatatatgaccaaGATTTTGCAGATCAGGGAACTACTACTATGACATGATTATGATTTTTTACTAGATTAGACTACCTACACATGAAATCAAAGGTAAACAACCATGCTTTGAGATATGTAAAAACTaccaaaataatataacttttttaGAATTGATAATGACCTTGGATTTCAATCTTAACTATCTAACCATTTTCTGTCAAAAATGGTTATAGAATATTCAATCaagtaacaaaatattcatcttgagtattcaaattttatggaGAGTTTTAAATGACAGAATCAAACTTTTGAAAGTTAATATATTTACTTTCAAAATATTCAGGGTATGTGATAATCATGTCACATGCAATTTTGATGTATTAATGAGAAGGAAGGAACCTTTCtctttggtttcttctttcCCAAAAAATATATCCCTTCCAAAAAGGAAATGGAAGCAGTGGCCACCAAGTGATTAATAACTTGAAATTTGAGGAAGGAGATCCCCAACACTCCTTTCAAATCAGAAATATTACTTCCTTCCACTTGTCCATGGGGAACCAATCAATGATGGactcaaaaacataaaaatactaGTTAATATAAATATGTTACTAGTTAAATATTATTGGTCCTAATAGAATATTACCCTAttttacaactttttttttttacgaaaaattgcttatatatccctaAAAAGTTTTAGACTTTATTATTTACCTTccttaaaaggctaatataaaaaatatctttttaatattctaatttctttcaaatatatttcatGAGTTAAATTCGGTTAGTAAACTATTTGGAATATAACTATTATttctatgaaattattattttacccccttcaaaaatattcttacactgttaccaacttttcttatttgttctttaCGTTATgacaaaagaagtattttgattttttaccCGTTCGAACATATCTTTCTATCGacactaatttttcttatttgcccgtAAGTTAGGGATAAAAGAGGCATTTTGGGTATTTCGTTTGTAACTTTGATAGAAATTTAACCCTCGTTTAAACTAAGATGACTTAACAGGTACTAAAAGCgggattatttttgaataacggagaaatatacgaggaatatatttgaacaaaaaaagaaaaggaatatatagGATATTTGAGGAGTGGgtatttatccttttttttaaattctacaaTTGATGTGTCCTAATACAACATTACCCCCATTTAAAAACACTTCATCTCTGCATTGTTTCATTTggccctctttttttttttttttttgcttttcctaAAGCTAAGAGTGATTATTTATTTTGCTCCCAAAATACaaggttttataattttttttctttttgatcaAGTAGAATTAACTCTTAAGTAAATTTTCCCTACTTGTCAAATTTGCTTGTCAGATAAACAAGCCCACAAGTACTCAATTGGGATCAACATTtccatcaaaatttgaagaaaaatatttccttttgaggagagaagagagaaaaattctTAATTCTATGCATTTTTAGCCTCCTTTCAACATTTAATAGCCTTGATTTCATGGAAATCCTTTCTTTCTATTCCTTTCATAAACATGTAATTGCATTGCTACAGCAACCAAGAAATAAATGTCTAGTAGGACATAaatatattacaatttttttttaactccttAACAAGTTATGCTAATTTCCAAGTTGCTTGTATGTTAATGCTAATCCTATATTCCTTGCTATAAAGCATATAAAACTATGCCCTTTGGATGTAAACCAATTTAACACAAAACAATACAAGTCCAAGGTGATGTTATTAACAAAATTGATTCTGATAATGAGAGGAAAAGTGAATCTGATTACTAATCAATCTTTGAATCTGAATAAGATTTAATAAATCTGATCTGTTACATCGATCCAAGTGTCGGTGTCCTAAAAGAGGAGTTCATTTATGTTGCTCACCTGTTGATCCTGGAAGGTACATTCTCTGAAGACATGATCACAACTGGAATGTCCTTGAGAACAGATGAGCcctgaattattaaaaaaactaactaCTATAAGCACTTTGAATGCATTGACTTAACCCAATAGTGATAGAGTTTACTTTTTTGTTCTCTGGGGAaccaaatagttaaaaaaaaacaaaaaaagtaccTTAATCTTCTTCAACAAATCATACCCAGTCATTCCAGGCATACAATAATCTGTAATGATCAAATTCACCTCAATctcctacaaaaaaaaaatgcaaaaaaaaaaaaaatcaataaatcacataatgatttaattaccaaaataattatttgctCCAAAATTCCCTTGTAAATTGGAAAATGAGGGATTTTAAACAAACACCTGTTGATCAGGGGAAGAAGTAGAGGGTGGGTCTTTTTGTTCATCATCCTTCAATCCCAGCAACTCCAAAGCCTTGCTTCCAGAATCCACTGTGGtcactaaaaataaaaccaaaaaacaaaaagcaataATTAATCAatccaaaaattggattttcttttctttctagctTTCAGTCGAAAAGCTTAAGCTGCTACagaataatttttcaatattttatgcTCAATGCTTTTCTTTGTAGACGCgaacttaaataaaatagaagaaaatgtATGAACCTCACCAAAGCTGTACCCaatcttcaaaaattttatttcattcattttGGTCCATTTGATGACTTTACAGTTTCAAAAAGTTGGGCACATTTGGAACATGGTAACATGAATTACACGAGGTACTCTTTCAAGTGCTATACATTTTGTTTATCTCAAAGTAAAGAAAAATGCCAGCTGCCGCACCACAAAAAGaagatataaatcttacacctcTCTATCACAGAGTTTAAAAACCTAATAATATAACCCTTTTTGGAGtttaaaatttacactttttctGGAATGTACAGATAGTAAGTATTATTGCTCTGAATTGAAATACTTAGCATGAAAACACTAGAGCTATGTTTTGATACTACAAGCACTAGGgaggatgaaaaaaaattaataccttGATAGGATGAGTTCTTGAGGAGCCTCTCAATGAGTTTCCTATCAACAAAACTATCATCCACAGCAAGAACATGGAACTGTGCCTCTGCATCATCATTTCCCATCCTTAAATCCTCCCCCAacacctccaccaccaccaccactttATAACAAATTGacaagagaagaggaggaggaagaggaggaagaggagggagatgTGTGGAGGATTAATTTGTTGTAGTAaattggtttggtttggtttggtttggttctcCTTTCCCTTTCCAATTGTATTCCTTTCAAGAAGGTGAAGGAAAGAGAAATAAATTAACCTCCCCCACCACACCCCCAATCCAACAAACCCCAaatccccaccaccaccacctcctcctcctcctcctactgtTGGGAAAGCAAGATCTGACCAGATTTCACCCCCAAATCTCCTCCTCAAGaatctccttcttttcttttttctttttttttttgttttattatcgaccgttcctagagcaagtggcaaagggcttggtggttggcacccgaggtctcaagttcgaatcctagttgattcacat from Ananas comosus cultivar F153 linkage group 18, ASM154086v1, whole genome shotgun sequence encodes:
- the LOC109723688 gene encoding two-component response regulator ORR9-like, with the translated sequence MGNDDAEAQFHVLAVDDSFVDRKLIERLLKNSSYQVTTVDSGSKALELLGLKDDEQKDPPSTSSPDQQEIEVNLIITDYCMPGMTGYDLLKKIKGSSVLKDIPVVIMSSENVPSRINRCLEGGAEEFFLKPVKLSDMNKLRPHLLKGKCKDHHQQQQKQKQQQQKQKQQQQQQLQQERNSTVNSSSSNNSSSNTNNNKRKAMDDGLSPKRTKPRFSTSSLTVV
- the LOC109723685 gene encoding putative pentatricopeptide repeat-containing protein At1g16830, translating into MIWRRPVTLSWHRTLKTLANPVAKSLEKSRLSLSPQIVDSTLSNCPSDTIALSFFLWCARQPDYFHDPRSFDRIVPVVRRLTDRFGSVPGIIEELESVGCPVKAQTFIILLRVYWRGNLYSSALEVFDEMGKWNFAPNTFARNIILDVLFRIGDIDAALKFLRGTQSPNFLTYNIVLSNLSKSGDWVGVWEVFKAIVKSGFRPNAGTFTVVFDCCRKLGRFRELLQLLSFMLVSGMQLTLAIWTMLIDSLCQVGQVDSAIRLLEKMVKSGFSPNVVTYTSLVKGLFRAQKHDKIVGLLDSMSSDDCNPDVVLYNVMMDCFSKERRYDDAIDVFFCLRDRNLKPDAYTISTLMSILRLSRKISLLPQLVPRVDVSFDLVLCNSVLSLLSKAGFPSQAVEFYGDIVDRGFKPDCYSYVGLLNSLCQIGRIDYAINVYLGILMNNPNVDPYVHTAILVGLIKNGKYYEAIRLFRRAVSENCLLDVVAFTNAIHGLFRASMYKEACDLFDQLKEFGVSPNTCTYNVMLRGFCKARDLNAVQLLLRDMELAEVEMDSISFNTIVVLLIKLNRFRSASRLVRKMLDLGMQPNSATCSLLSRHRSRISVKQNGDFCQQFLYYLEGNNAIETSDSDSSDALVVCSGK